One window of Cohnella hashimotonis genomic DNA carries:
- a CDS encoding extracellular solute-binding protein, with translation MAPKMTKAASLSLAAVLASMSLLSACSSNSNSNSNAGNAGSDGGSASAGTASSPAASGKQVTLKVELFDRGNSPSPYTITDSYLTKYIQDNFGTPNNIKMEFVPVPRSEEIKKLNVLMASGSDVPDIVFTYDSATFNRYAQQGGLTDLSDLLNQYGSNLKTFLGDDALAYGVYDGKQLAIPGKRSILGKYSSFIRTDWLDALGMKAPTTTQELYDTLVAFKQKDPGKTGGKVIPYGMSIEPAQYDPLIWSFIQPMTDEQRFTLTQKLGSNEYPTLLPGFKDALQFYNKLYNEGLISKDFGLDKDKKQMTQDIQNGLVGFLTEDYPNLYYADGTYENLLKTVPTAKLDPIDAFTNSEGKHAKPAYAPNGMYIMIPKSSEHAAEAVKYLDWMAQKDNMLALQNGVEGENYEMKDGIPIVKTDAPQDIIDRIYNYGDIVILANGKFTGDEEKDKQAFAAGFPPAYQENLRKALDISVTDTFAPLLIDRPIEAEAKYGTALQDKYEEFIVKAATAKPANFESAYESALKDYMQSGGQAILDERTKLYQEKK, from the coding sequence ATGGCACCAAAGATGACGAAGGCAGCAAGCCTGTCGCTGGCAGCCGTACTCGCAAGCATGAGCCTGCTGAGCGCATGTTCATCCAATTCCAATTCGAATTCGAACGCAGGAAACGCCGGCAGCGACGGAGGATCGGCTTCGGCCGGCACCGCATCCTCGCCTGCCGCTTCCGGCAAGCAAGTCACCCTCAAGGTCGAACTGTTCGACCGCGGCAACTCGCCTAGCCCATACACGATTACCGACAGCTACCTGACGAAGTACATCCAAGACAACTTCGGCACGCCTAACAATATTAAGATGGAGTTCGTGCCAGTGCCCCGCTCCGAAGAGATCAAGAAGCTGAACGTGCTGATGGCGAGCGGCAGCGACGTGCCGGATATCGTCTTCACCTACGACTCCGCGACCTTCAACCGGTACGCTCAGCAGGGGGGCCTGACCGATCTGTCGGACCTCCTAAACCAGTACGGCTCGAACTTGAAAACGTTCCTCGGGGACGATGCGCTCGCCTACGGCGTCTATGACGGCAAGCAGCTCGCGATTCCCGGCAAGCGTTCGATCCTCGGCAAGTATTCGTCGTTCATCCGCACGGACTGGCTGGACGCGCTCGGCATGAAGGCGCCGACGACAACGCAGGAGCTTTACGACACGCTGGTCGCGTTCAAACAGAAGGACCCGGGCAAGACGGGCGGCAAGGTGATCCCTTACGGCATGTCGATCGAGCCGGCGCAGTACGATCCGCTCATCTGGTCGTTCATTCAGCCGATGACGGACGAACAGCGCTTTACGCTGACGCAGAAGCTTGGCTCCAACGAGTATCCGACGCTGCTGCCGGGCTTCAAGGACGCGCTTCAGTTCTATAACAAGCTTTACAACGAAGGGCTGATCAGCAAGGACTTCGGTCTCGACAAGGACAAGAAGCAGATGACGCAGGACATCCAGAACGGCCTGGTCGGATTCCTGACCGAAGATTATCCGAACCTTTACTACGCGGACGGCACGTACGAGAATCTGCTCAAGACGGTGCCGACGGCGAAGCTCGATCCGATCGACGCGTTCACCAATTCCGAAGGCAAGCACGCGAAGCCGGCATACGCGCCGAACGGCATGTATATCATGATTCCCAAGTCGAGCGAGCATGCGGCCGAAGCGGTCAAGTATCTGGACTGGATGGCGCAGAAGGACAATATGCTCGCGCTGCAAAACGGCGTAGAAGGCGAGAACTACGAGATGAAGGACGGCATTCCGATCGTGAAGACGGACGCGCCGCAGGACATTATCGACCGCATCTACAACTATGGCGACATCGTCATCCTCGCGAACGGCAAATTCACGGGCGACGAAGAGAAAGACAAGCAAGCGTTCGCGGCAGGCTTCCCGCCGGCGTACCAGGAAAATCTCCGCAAAGCGCTGGACATCTCGGTCACCGATACGTTTGCGCCGCTCCTCATCGATCGTCCGATCGAGGCGGAAGCCAAGTACGGCACGGCGCTGCAGGATAAATACGAAGAGTTCATCGTCAAGGCCGCCACGGCCAAGCCGGCCAATTTCGAGAGCGCGTACGAATCCGCGCTGAAGGATTACATGCAGAGCGGCGGTCAAGCGATTCTCGACGAACGCACGAAGCTCTACCAAGAGAAGAAGTAA
- a CDS encoding ABC transporter permease encodes MRGTVYFRRYWQLYALLVLPLAYFVIFKYGPMWGVQIAFKDFNFFQGIMGSEWIGLDAFREVFHSHDFFKTLRNTLMLNILDLIVSFPAPLILAIMLFEVKFQWFKRLSQTILYIPHFISWVIIGGIVYQVFGTQSGLVNNFLASLGFGPVPFLSDKHYWLFTYLATGVWQSAGWGTILYLAALTGINRDLFEAAEVDGAGRLKRIWHITLPGLKTTIATLLIINLGNMIAIGFDRPFVIGNKMVMDYSDVLSTYVYRTGLESGQYTLATVVGLFQAVVGLVFVLGANYASKKLTDEGIL; translated from the coding sequence ATGAGAGGAACCGTTTACTTTCGCCGTTATTGGCAGCTATACGCTCTGCTAGTCCTGCCTCTCGCCTATTTCGTCATCTTCAAATACGGTCCCATGTGGGGCGTGCAGATCGCGTTCAAGGACTTTAACTTCTTTCAAGGCATCATGGGCAGCGAATGGATCGGACTGGATGCGTTCCGCGAGGTGTTCCATTCTCACGATTTCTTCAAAACGCTCCGCAATACGCTCATGCTGAACATCCTGGACCTGATCGTATCCTTTCCGGCGCCGCTGATCCTCGCGATCATGCTGTTCGAGGTCAAGTTCCAATGGTTCAAGCGGCTGTCCCAAACGATATTGTACATTCCCCACTTTATCTCCTGGGTTATCATAGGCGGCATCGTGTATCAGGTGTTCGGCACGCAATCCGGACTCGTCAACAACTTCCTCGCCTCGCTAGGCTTCGGCCCGGTGCCGTTCCTGTCGGACAAACATTATTGGCTGTTCACGTACCTTGCGACAGGCGTGTGGCAGAGCGCAGGCTGGGGCACGATTCTGTATTTGGCCGCCCTCACCGGCATCAACCGCGACTTGTTCGAAGCGGCCGAAGTGGACGGCGCCGGACGGCTCAAGCGGATCTGGCATATCACGCTGCCAGGCCTCAAGACGACGATCGCCACCCTGCTCATCATCAATCTCGGCAATATGATCGCGATCGGCTTCGACCGCCCGTTCGTCATCGGCAACAAGATGGTCATGGATTATTCCGACGTGCTCAGCACCTACGTGTACCGCACGGGCCTGGAGTCCGGTCAGTATACGCTGGCGACGGTCGTCGGGCTGTTCCAGGCGGTCGTCGGACTGGTATTCGTTCTCGGCGCCAACTACGCGTCCAAGAAGCTGACCGACGAAGGGATTCTATAA
- a CDS encoding carbohydrate ABC transporter permease, whose translation MTERTSNRIFDTVNVILLTIFVLICLAPFFHIVAISLSSTRAVVSGAVTLLPIDLDLKAYRSVLSDMSMVHSLGFTVFLTALTTVFCMIMTVAAAYPLTHTKLKGRKVFMFIIVVTMFFSGGIIPEYILVQNLHLLNTVWALVLPGLISPFYLIILISFFNGIPNSLVEAAEIDGATQFGTLFKIILPLSLPVIATLSLFYAVGRWNGFQDSLLYITKTELYPLQLKLYQLVQNSMISDVTRNEGPGVLHSTPESLKAASVVFATVPILLVYPWLQRYFVSGVMLGAVKG comes from the coding sequence GTGACCGAGCGTACGTCCAACCGCATCTTCGATACCGTCAACGTCATTCTCCTTACGATTTTTGTCCTTATCTGCCTGGCGCCTTTCTTTCACATCGTCGCGATCTCACTCAGCTCCACCCGCGCAGTCGTATCGGGCGCCGTCACGCTGCTGCCGATCGATCTGGATCTAAAAGCGTACCGCAGCGTCTTGTCGGATATGTCGATGGTCCATTCGCTTGGCTTTACCGTCTTTCTGACCGCGCTGACTACCGTGTTTTGCATGATCATGACGGTCGCGGCCGCTTACCCCCTGACGCATACCAAGCTGAAGGGCCGCAAGGTGTTCATGTTCATTATCGTCGTCACGATGTTCTTCAGCGGCGGGATCATCCCGGAGTACATCCTGGTTCAGAATTTGCATCTGCTTAATACGGTGTGGGCGCTCGTTTTGCCGGGTTTGATTAGCCCATTTTATCTGATTATTCTGATTTCATTCTTTAATGGAATCCCGAACAGCCTGGTCGAGGCTGCCGAGATCGACGGCGCGACCCAGTTCGGCACCCTCTTTAAGATCATCCTCCCGCTCTCGCTGCCGGTCATCGCGACGCTCAGCCTGTTCTATGCCGTCGGTCGCTGGAACGGCTTCCAGGATTCGCTCCTCTATATCACCAAGACCGAACTCTATCCGCTGCAGCTGAAGCTGTACCAGCTGGTGCAAAACAGCATGATCTCGGACGTGACGCGGAATGAAGGGCCTGGCGTCCTCCACTCGACGCCCGAGAGCCTGAAGGCGGCGAGCGTCGTGTTCGCCACCGTGCCGATTCTGCTCGTCTATCCATGGCTGCAGCGTTACTTCGTCAGCGGCGTCATGCTGGGAGCGGTCAAGGGATGA
- a CDS encoding sugar phosphate isomerase/epimerase family protein has translation MSGLDKAADLAGDKAGYSFSTCWNIKRHTRGSEMIEEIRSLGFRQVELNYNVTEELLATIEPMIERGEIGVSSVHNTFPHVADPDYGTDSVLLGFEDAERRGRAIELLVRSAEYAHRYGAKAVVVHPGEVPFPYDISRSLQEIYREQGPDAEAYRILWEEMLERRQALAGGYLARIRDSLEQASETLAARGYDLILGIETRSRCNQIPTLAEARWIIDQLKGSPVKLWFDIGHGMMMERMGLYDNAAELPGLIDDIGGLHIHETIGLSDHWCPYVHSGDDETFDLYLEAIDRVPLKVYELKAACEPEAIHRSHAILQQKLSARKKAFDSEPAANGGIRA, from the coding sequence ATGAGCGGCTTGGACAAGGCAGCGGACCTTGCAGGGGATAAAGCCGGCTACTCGTTCTCGACCTGCTGGAACATCAAGCGCCATACGCGCGGCAGCGAGATGATCGAGGAGATCCGCAGCCTCGGCTTCCGGCAGGTCGAGTTGAATTACAACGTCACCGAAGAACTCCTGGCAACGATCGAGCCGATGATCGAGCGCGGCGAGATCGGCGTGTCGAGCGTGCACAATACGTTCCCGCACGTGGCGGACCCGGATTATGGCACCGACTCGGTGCTGCTCGGCTTCGAAGATGCGGAGAGACGCGGACGGGCAATCGAGCTGCTCGTCCGGTCGGCTGAGTACGCGCATCGCTATGGGGCGAAAGCCGTCGTCGTCCACCCGGGCGAAGTGCCTTTCCCCTACGATATCAGCCGTAGTCTCCAGGAAATCTATCGGGAGCAAGGACCGGACGCGGAGGCGTACCGGATCCTGTGGGAAGAGATGCTGGAGCGGCGCCAAGCGCTGGCCGGCGGGTATCTCGCGCGCATCCGCGACAGTCTGGAGCAGGCGTCCGAGACGCTCGCCGCGAGAGGCTACGATCTGATCCTCGGCATCGAGACGCGCTCGCGCTGCAATCAGATCCCGACGCTCGCCGAAGCCAGATGGATCATCGATCAATTGAAGGGCTCGCCTGTGAAATTGTGGTTCGACATCGGGCACGGGATGATGATGGAGCGGATGGGGCTGTACGACAACGCAGCCGAGCTGCCGGGCTTGATCGACGACATCGGCGGGCTCCACATCCACGAGACGATCGGGCTGTCCGATCATTGGTGTCCGTACGTCCACAGCGGCGACGACGAGACGTTCGACCTGTACCTCGAGGCGATCGACCGCGTCCCGCTCAAGGTATACGAGCTTAAAGCGGCCTGCGAGCCCGAGGCGATTCACCGCAGTCATGCGATACTGCAGCAAAAGCTGTCGGCGCGAAAGAAAGCGTTCGATTCGGAGCCGGCAGCGAATGGAGGGATTCGAGCGTGA